Proteins from a genomic interval of Sphingobacterium sp. SYP-B4668:
- a CDS encoding hydrogen peroxide-inducible genes activator, with protein sequence MTLVQLEYIIAVDTYRSFVAAAEKCFVTQPTLSMQIQKLEESLGAKIFDRSRQPVIPTEIGEKIITQARIVLTESRKIGEVVQQNKGELEGALKIGVIPTVAPYLLPRVLASFMLKYPKLQLQVWEYTTERILHELKVGILDCGILSTPLHDHNILESPLFYETFVGYVSKKSDLFEKKVISTDDMAHEKLWLLNEGHCMRGQVLNICHYKHNMDGNFEYNTGSVETLKRMVDINSGMTILPEMSIMDYDEEQLAHVRYFKSPEPVREISIVTTQNFVKRQAIQALEKEILRVIPDRFKNKKRKDVMEFKL encoded by the coding sequence ATGACGCTAGTTCAATTAGAATACATTATAGCGGTAGACACTTATCGCAGTTTTGTAGCTGCTGCCGAAAAGTGTTTTGTGACTCAACCGACTTTAAGTATGCAAATTCAAAAACTGGAAGAATCATTGGGTGCTAAGATATTTGACAGGAGTAGGCAGCCTGTCATACCTACTGAAATAGGAGAAAAAATCATTACCCAAGCCCGTATCGTCCTGACCGAAAGTCGTAAAATAGGGGAAGTTGTACAACAGAATAAAGGAGAACTAGAAGGAGCTCTAAAAATAGGAGTCATACCTACGGTAGCTCCATATCTGCTACCCCGTGTTTTGGCATCCTTTATGCTAAAGTATCCTAAGTTACAATTACAGGTTTGGGAATACACAACAGAGCGTATTCTGCACGAACTCAAAGTAGGTATCTTGGACTGCGGAATATTATCTACTCCATTGCATGATCATAATATATTGGAATCCCCCCTTTTCTACGAAACATTTGTAGGCTATGTTTCAAAAAAGAGCGATTTGTTTGAAAAAAAAGTCATCAGCACAGACGATATGGCTCATGAAAAATTATGGTTGTTGAACGAAGGGCATTGCATGCGAGGGCAGGTACTGAATATTTGTCATTACAAACATAATATGGACGGTAATTTTGAATACAATACTGGAAGTGTGGAGACCCTCAAAAGAATGGTGGATATCAATTCGGGAATGACTATCCTGCCTGAGATGAGTATCATGGATTATGACGAAGAGCAATTGGCACATGTCCGGTACTTCAAGTCTCCCGAACCTGTAAGAGAAATCAGCATCGTTACAACTCAAAATTTTGTCAAACGCCAGGCAATACAAGCCTTAGAAAAAGAAATATTGCGCGTAATACCTGATCGGTTTAAAAATAAAAAAAGAAAAGATGTGATGGAGTTTAAGCTCTAA